The bacterium genome includes a region encoding these proteins:
- a CDS encoding sugar ABC transporter permease, whose product MAKEKKSLLQRKEAIEGYLCISPWLVGFLFLTLGPVIFSLAMSMYKWDMVNPPQPVGLGNYATIFTDDELFVQSLKVTATYAVCAVPLGMICSLALAMLLNLKVKGMQYFRSIFYIPAILPGAAVAMVWQMVFRPESDGIFNAILGGIAHLLHIAFAPIPWLTSPDWVLRSFIIMSLWSVGGGMIIYLAGLQSVPTQLYEAAEIDGAGSWQKFRNVTLPMISPTLFFNLIMGIIGSFQVFTSSFIMTSGGPANASLFYVLYLYQKAFNYLQMGYACALAWILFAVILALTLFVMSTSRRWVYYEAELKR is encoded by the coding sequence ATGGCTAAAGAGAAAAAATCACTATTACAGCGCAAAGAGGCAATAGAAGGGTATCTGTGCATCAGCCCATGGCTGGTAGGATTTCTTTTCCTTACCCTGGGACCGGTCATCTTCTCGCTTGCAATGAGTATGTATAAATGGGACATGGTCAACCCACCACAGCCAGTGGGGCTGGGAAACTATGCCACGATATTTACCGATGATGAATTGTTCGTCCAGTCGCTGAAAGTAACTGCCACTTATGCAGTCTGTGCAGTGCCGCTCGGCATGATATGTTCGCTTGCACTGGCAATGCTGCTCAATCTCAAAGTCAAGGGTATGCAGTACTTCAGATCTATATTTTATATCCCTGCGATTCTGCCCGGCGCAGCAGTAGCAATGGTCTGGCAGATGGTCTTCAGGCCGGAGTCCGACGGCATCTTTAACGCGATTCTCGGAGGCATTGCACACCTGCTGCATATAGCTTTCGCACCTATACCATGGCTTACCAGCCCGGATTGGGTGCTCAGGTCGTTTATAATAATGAGCCTGTGGAGTGTCGGCGGAGGAATGATAATCTACCTGGCAGGACTGCAGAGCGTGCCTACACAGCTTTATGAGGCCGCCGAGATTGATGGTGCAGGCAGTTGGCAGAAATTTCGCAATGTGACGCTGCCGATGATCTCGCCGACACTCTTTTTCAACCTGATAATGGGCATCATCGGCAGCTTCCAGGTCTTTACCAGTTCGTTTATCATGACCAGTGGAGGACCGGCAAACGCCTCGCTCTTTTATGTGCTTTACCTATATCAGAAAGCATTCAACTATCTGCAAATGGGGTATGCCTGCGCACTGGCATGGATATTGTTTGCAGTGATTTTGGCACTTACACTGTTTGTTATGAGCACATCGCGCAGGTGGGTCTATTATGAGGCGGAGTTGAAAAGATGA
- a CDS encoding sugar ABC transporter substrate-binding protein: MDNRLPARLGAVFIIIALICPLITGCGKKQPENVTTIRFSCWGNDIEEVNIRSLVAEFEKKHPNIKVDLEIMPWSRVLDKLMISSAGGRPPDVTRISSLWSAPLAAKGLLEPLDSYVKRDNFDIDDFYPQAIEGWGKYNGVLYELPTDIEVFALYYNKEMFDKYKIPYPEDSWDWEKYVEVAKKFTRDLDGDGQLDQWGTTIDVRWQNYIFQNGGKILGEDRNRCILDQPAAYNGLQFRADLTNKYHVAPNAQEAANVGTNKLFTSGRIAMCIGASYIAELVLKKEAKFDYDVAMLPKGPKGRAAALCGAAYGMLARSKHKNEAWELVKWMTGKQYQRRTAITLQIFPSRKSVAQSGAYLYLNAPPKNRRVFVDMIKYGQTLPMVSCAPEMTQVTTNELDLVWLGRESAEQGCKKLVPRINQMLRHSD; this comes from the coding sequence ATGGACAACAGACTGCCTGCCCGCCTCGGGGCAGTTTTTATTATTATAGCGCTTATATGTCCCCTCATAACGGGATGCGGCAAGAAGCAGCCGGAGAACGTCACAACCATACGATTCAGCTGTTGGGGAAATGATATTGAAGAAGTCAATATCAGAAGCCTGGTTGCCGAGTTCGAGAAAAAACACCCAAACATCAAAGTAGACCTCGAAATAATGCCCTGGTCACGTGTGCTCGATAAACTTATGATTTCCAGCGCCGGGGGAAGACCGCCGGATGTCACCCGTATCAGTTCGCTGTGGTCTGCACCGCTTGCAGCAAAGGGACTTCTCGAACCACTGGACTCCTATGTAAAGCGAGACAATTTCGATATAGACGATTTCTATCCGCAGGCTATAGAGGGCTGGGGAAAGTATAACGGTGTTCTATATGAACTGCCCACAGATATAGAAGTATTTGCGCTCTATTATAATAAGGAAATGTTCGACAAATACAAAATACCCTATCCAGAAGACTCATGGGACTGGGAAAAATACGTCGAGGTCGCAAAGAAATTCACCAGGGACCTTGATGGAGATGGGCAGTTGGACCAGTGGGGAACCACAATCGATGTGCGCTGGCAAAACTATATCTTCCAAAATGGTGGAAAAATACTCGGCGAAGACCGAAACAGATGCATACTTGACCAGCCAGCCGCGTATAACGGGCTGCAGTTCAGAGCGGACCTTACCAACAAATATCACGTGGCACCTAATGCGCAGGAGGCCGCCAACGTGGGAACCAACAAGCTCTTCACATCCGGTAGGATTGCAATGTGCATCGGAGCAAGTTATATCGCGGAACTGGTCCTCAAAAAAGAAGCAAAATTCGATTATGATGTGGCAATGCTTCCAAAAGGTCCCAAAGGCAGGGCAGCAGCATTGTGCGGTGCAGCGTATGGTATGCTTGCCCGCTCAAAACACAAAAATGAAGCCTGGGAACTCGTTAAATGGATGACTGGCAAGCAGTACCAACGGCGGACGGCAATTACGCTCCAAATATTTCCAAGTCGCAAATCCGTTGCACAATCAGGCGCGTATTTGTATCTCAATGCTCCACCAAAGAACAGAAGAGTGTTTGTCGATATGATCAAATATGGCCAGACCCTTCCAATGGTTTCGTGTGCACCTGAGATGACTCAAGTCACAACAAATGAATTGGATTTGGTTTGGCTCGGAAGGGAATCAGCAGAGCAGGGATGCAAAAAACTTGTGCCCCGTATAAATCAAATGCTCAGGCATAGCGACTGA
- a CDS encoding PEP-CTERM sorting domain-containing protein, whose product MKKLIVLGIVLTMVMGLAAMVSASETDWLVYLKATNAAGSKGLNSSAIYGTRTGALDGVDSNDANNVAGTGDLACIGCFDLGVGSAMNGYYKDLRAPLTTNATWHIKIWKQDGFVGDQIKLIGWNPTGTYDVVKPVTLSIDSGSAICNGESVTSYTFTGAENGSSTAPLFTWYFDVSEGQTYDLTLAVPEPGSMVAMLSGLVGLVGFGIRRRK is encoded by the coding sequence ATGAAGAAACTTATCGTTTTGGGTATCGTTCTTACAATGGTGATGGGCTTGGCCGCAATGGTCAGCGCATCGGAAACAGATTGGTTGGTCTATTTGAAGGCTACCAACGCAGCGGGTTCAAAAGGCCTTAACAGCTCTGCGATTTATGGCACCAGGACTGGTGCATTGGATGGGGTTGATAGCAACGATGCAAATAACGTTGCCGGCACTGGTGATTTGGCTTGTATTGGTTGCTTTGATCTAGGTGTTGGTAGCGCGATGAATGGTTATTACAAAGACCTTCGTGCTCCACTTACAACCAATGCGACTTGGCATATCAAGATATGGAAGCAGGACGGCTTTGTCGGTGATCAGATCAAACTGATTGGTTGGAATCCGACCGGGACATATGACGTTGTTAAGCCGGTAACGCTGTCTATTGATAGTGGGTCCGCTATATGTAATGGAGAATCCGTTACATCATACACATTCACCGGTGCGGAAAATGGCTCATCCACTGCGCCGCTCTTTACGTGGTATTTTGATGTTTCCGAGGGTCAGACGTATGATTTGACTCTTGCAGTCCCTGAGCCGGGCAGTATGGTCGCTATGCTCAGCGGTCTTGTCGGCCTCGTAGGCTTTGGCATTCGCCGCAGAAAGTAA